A single region of the Brassica rapa cultivar Chiifu-401-42 chromosome A03, CAAS_Brap_v3.01, whole genome shotgun sequence genome encodes:
- the LOC103861496 gene encoding uncharacterized protein LOC103861496 isoform X2, protein MVSSRVSDSPAPKAHNGNVSSSASVQELNDEKFSSEEVGYIPSAPPISWAVEESGETKPASIQVSEASDTISARGTSHAVVSYDACVRLCLHAREKGCMEARMFLENECALLREAFGVKEHLSLSEEEMLVSQSSQAPHEGVAPKPKKNIGKMIVQIWHVKTDLDAAPTGNGILYVEPSLKKIEKLRVHFSNIATRISSKWRALKKINLRAKEKHLCRLRLKSSTVDDAAVIMKSGSDEEGHVFFPDSHEDDLIVEIFESNGKEFGRALVPLAKATEVSAYSLSWESVFREPGHQLVGKIQIHFDYSASSDDNSHLKGCSVAETVAYDLVLEKALKMQCFQQRKLLLHGSWKWLLEEFASYYGISDVYTKLTYLTYVMDVATPTSDCLHLVHDLLAPVIMKVNGKATLSHQENWILNEIKNQTEQILKLVFENYKSLDESSFSGMNDVVSSATGVPAPALAPAVKVYMLLHDILSPKDQSNLCHYFQVGAKKRSRMHMGETDEFVTNNNDPNFWDPSSMSSAYKKMTMVCKNVKNEIYTDIEIHNQYILPSFIDLPNLSASIYSTDLRNRLRTFLAAFPPSGPSPAVAELVIATVEFQRDLSSWNIGPIQAGVDAKELFHQYIMIWIQDRRLSLLESCKLDKVQWGGVRTQHSTTPFVDEMYTRLNETIQDYQVIISRWPKYIFVLESAIADVEKAIVEALEKQYANVLSPLIEILPPKKPYVVPDELGFLLNTMKRMLDVLGSNIEDQFKAWSSSCIPEGGNVAHGDRLSEVTVMLRAKFRSYLQAVVEKLAQNATTLKKILQDSKGSGLHCAFSKESVGESDMHNLKEQLTNTLNNLHSVCATHVFIALSRGYWDRMGEIVLSFLENKTENSRAWYKGPRVVVSMLDDTFAAEMQKLLGDSLREQDLEPPRSVVELRWILCKENA, encoded by the exons ATGGTCTCCAGCAGAGTATCAGATTCGCCTGCTCCCAAGGCCCATAACGGCAACGTATCATCCTCAGCTTCTGTACAG GAGCTTAATGATGAAAAGTTCTCTTCTGAAGAAGTAGGCTATATTCCGAGTGCCCCTCCAATTTCCTGGGCAGTAGAGGAATCTGGAGAAACTAAACCAGCAAGTATTCAAGTGTCAGAAGcttctgataccat TAGCGCTCGTGGCACATCGCATGCAGTGGTTTCCTACGATGCATGTGTGCGACTTTGCCTTCATGCGAGGGAAAAGGGTTGCATGGAGGCTCGCATGTTTCTGGAAAACGAATGTGCTCTTCTACGAGAAGCATTCGG GGTGAAGGAACACCTTTCGCTATCGGAGGAGGAAATGCTGGTGAGTCAATCTTCACAAGCTCCGCACGAGGGAGTTGCACCAAAACCCAAGAAAAACATTGGCAAAATGATAGTTCAAA TATGGCATGTTAAAACAGATTTGGATGCAGCTCCAACGGGTAATGGTATATTATATGTAGAGCCATCGCTGAAAAAGATTGAGAAACTGCGGGTTCACTTTTCCAATATCGCAACACGTATATCTTCTAAATGGCGGGCTCTAAAGAAGATCAATCTTCGTGCAAAAG AGAAacacttgtgtaggttaagatTGAAAAGCTCAACTGTAGATGACGCTGCCGTTATCATGAAATCCGGATCCGATGAAGAAGGCCATGTTTT CTTTCCTGATAGTCATGAAGATGATCTGATAGTTGAAATATTTGAATCAAACGGGAAGGAATTTGGGCGTGCGCTTGTCCCGCTAGCTAAAGCTACTGAAGTTTCC GCTTATTCACTTTCCTGGGAGTCTGTATTTCGTGAGCCGGGACATCAACTTGTGGGAAAAATCCAGATCCATTTTGACTATTCAGCAAGTTCTGATGATAATAGCCATTTGAAG GGTTGTTCCGTTGCGGAAACAGTCGCATATGACCTAGTCCTGGAAAAGGCCTTGAAAATGCAGTGTTTTCAGCAAAGAAAATTGTTGTTACATGGTTCATGGAAATGGCTTTTGGAAGAATTTGCCTCCTACTATGGGATTTCAGATGTCTACACCAAGCTCAC ATACTTGACCTATGTGATGGATGTCGCTACACCAACTTCAGACTGTCTCCATTTGGTGCATGACTTGCTAGCACCTGTTATCATGAAAGTAAATGGCAAGGCTACCTTGAGTCATCAAGAG AATTGGATCCTAAATGAAATCAAGAACCAAACCGAGCAGATTCTGAAGCTGGTCTTTGAGAACTACAAATCTCTTGATGAGTCTTCTTTCTCTGGAATGAATGATGTAGTCAGTTCTGCAACAGGAGTTCCAGCGCCCGCACTCGCTCCTGCTGTTAAAGTGTACATGCTTCTGCATGATATATTATCTCCGAAGGATCAGAGTAATCTTTGTCATTACTTCCAG GTAGGAGCAAAGAAGAGATCTAGAATGCATATGGGTGAGACAGATGAGTTTGTTACAAACAACAATGATCCCAATTTTTGGGATCCTTCTTCAATGTCGTCTGCTTACAAGAAAATGACTATGGTCTGCAAGAATGTAAAGAATGAGATTTATACTGATATTGAGATCCACAATCAATATATACTTCCCAG CTTTATTGACCTTCCAAACTTGTCAGCATCCATATATAGCACTGATCTCCGAAACAGACTTCGAACATTCCTTGCTGCATTTCCACCGTCTGGTCCTTCACCAGCAGTTGCAGAGCTTGTTATTGCAACTGTAGAATTTCAACGTGATCTTTCCAGCTGGAACATTGG TCCTATCCAAGCTGGTGTTGATGCAAAAGAATTGTTCCACCAGTATATTATGATTTGGATTCAAGATAGACGCCTTTCCTTACTTGAGTCATGCAAACTTGATAAG GTACAATGGGGCGGAGTCCGGACACAGCATTCAACAACTCCATTTGTTGATGAAATGTACACCAGGCTGAACGAAACCATTCAAGACTATCAAGTTATCATTTCTAGATGGCCCAAATATATCTTTGTCCTGGAGAGT GCCATTGCTGATGTTGAAAAAGCAATTGTGGAAGCTCTGGAGAAGCAGTATGCAAATGTCTTATCACCTCTAATAGAAATCTTGCCTCCAAAAAAGCCATATGTAGTTCCGGATGAG CTGGGATTTTTATTAAACACTATGAAGAGAATGCTTGATGTTCTAGGGTCTAATATAGAGGATCAATTCAAAGCATGGTCTTCATCATGCATTCCTGAGGGTGGGAACGTAGCTCATGGGGATCGTCTTTCTGAGGTGACGGTGATGCTCAGAGCCAAGTTTCGAAGTTACCTTCAAGCTGTTGTCGAAAAACTCGCACAAAAT GCGACAACGTTGAAGAAGATTCTTCAGGACTCTAAGGGCAGTGGTCTCCACTGCGCCTTCTCTAAagaaagtgttggagaatcagaCATGCATAACTTGAAGGAGCAGCTCACCAACACACTGAATAATCTACATTCGGTTTGTGCGACGCATGTATTCATCGCATTGTCTCGAGGATACTGGGATCGTATGGGAGAG ATTGTTCTAAGCTTTTTGGAGAACAAGACAGAGAACAGCAGAGCTTGGTATAAGGGTCCTAGAGTTGTTGTCTCA ATGTTAGACGATACATTTGCAGCAGAGATGCAAAAGCTACTAGGAGATTCGTTGAGAGAGCAAGACCTGGAGCCTCCGAGATCGGTTGTGGAGCTTCGCTGGATTCTTTGCAAGGAAAACGCCTAA
- the LOC103861499 gene encoding glucose-6-phosphate isomerase 1, chloroplastic: protein MASLSGLFSSSLKPSKTLSVKALSAPPTRGGDSFSFPHTSKPTHLPLTLSASRSDISHTDAATAAKKELIKDPDALWKRYLDWLYQQKDLGLYLDVSRVGFTDEFVVDMEHRFKAAFKAMDELEKGSIANPDEGRMVGHYWLRNSNLVPKPTLKTLIENTLDSICSFADDIIAGKIKPPSSPRFTQILSVGIGGSALGPQFVAEALAPDNPPLKIRFIDNTDPAGIDHQIAQLGPELASTLVIVISKSGGTPETRNGLLEVQKAFREAGLNFAKQGVAITQENSLLDNTARIEGWLARFPMYDWVGGRTSVMSAVGLLPAALQGIDIREMLSGAAIMDEATRTTSLKNNPAALLAMCWYWASDGVGSKDMVILPYKDSLLLFSRYLQQLVMESLGKEFDLDGNTVNQGLTVYGNKGSTDQHAYIQQLREGVPNFFATFIEVLRDRPPGHDWELEPGVTCGDYLFGMLQGTRSALYANGRESISVTIEEVTPRSVGAIIALYERAVGLYASLVNINAYHQPGVEAGKKAAAEVLALQKRVLSVLNEASCKDPVEPLTLDEIADRCHAPEEIEMIYKIIAHMSANDRVLIAEGSCGSPRSVKVYLGECNVDDMYA, encoded by the exons ATGGCCTCTCTCTCAGGcctcttctcttcctctctcaaacCGTCCAAAACCCTCTCCGTCAAAGCATTGTCGGCGCCGCCGACAAGAGGAGGAGACTCCTTCTCTTTCCCACACACCTCCAAACCCACCCACCTACCGTTGACTCTCTCCGCTTCTCGCTCCGACATTTCTCACACGGACGCCGCCACCGCCGCCAAGAAGGAGCTTATCAAAGATCCAGATGCGCTCTGGAAGCGGTACCTAGATTGGCTGTACCAGCAGAAGGACCTCGGGCTGTATCTCGACGTCAGCCGCGTCGGATTCACCGATGAGTTTGTGGTCGACATGGAGCATAGGTTCAAAGCCGCGTTCAAGGCCATGGACGAGCTTGAGAAAGGGTCTATAGCGAATCCAGACGAAGGGAGGATGGTTGGTCACTACTGGCTTAGGAACTCTAATCTTGTCCCAAAGCCTACTTTGAAGACGTTGATTGAGAACACTCTTGACTCGATCTGTAGTTTCGCTGACGATATAATTGCTGGCAAG ATCAAGCCACCGTCTTCTCCTCGTTTTACTCAGATTCTTTCTGTGGGGATTGGTGGTTCTGCTCTTGGTCCTCAGTTTGTTGCTGAGGCCTTGGCTCCTGATAATCCTCCATTGAAG ATAAGATTCATTGACAACACCGACCCTGCTGGAATAGATCATCAGATTGCACAGCTTGGGCCAGAGCTTGCCTCAACTTTAGTAATTGTTATCTCAAAG AGTGGAGGCACTCCTGAAACTAGAAATGGACTACTGGAAGTACAGAAGGCGTTCCGAGAAGCTGGTCTGAACTTCGCAAAACAG GGTGTTGCAATAACACAAGAAAACTCGTTGCTGGATAACACGGCGAGAATTGAAGGTTGGTTAGCTAGGTTTCCTATGTACGACTGGGTGGGTGGAAGAACATCTGTTATGTCTGCAGTTGGTCTCCTTCCAGCTGCACTTCAG GGAATTGATATTAGAGAGATGCTTTCTGGTGCTGCAATAATGGATGAGGCTACTAGGACAACTTCG CTCAAGAATAATCCTGCAGCGCTCTTAGCCATGTGTTGGTACTGGGCTTCTGATGGCGTTGGTTCCAAA GATATGGTGATCCTTCCTTACAAGGATAGCTTATTGCTATTTAGCCGGTATCTGCAGCAGTTGGTCATGGAATCACTAGGAAAGGAGTTTGATCTTGACGGTAACACT GTTAATCAAGGGTTAACTGTATATGGAAACAAAGGGAGCACAGATCAGCACGC CTACATTCAACAACTGAGGGAGGGTGTGCCCAACTTCTTTGCAACCTTCATAGAGGTGCTACGTGACAGACCTCCAGGTCATGATTGGGAGCTTGAGCCAGGTGTCACTTGTGGAGACTACCTCTTTGGGATGCTTCAG GGAACTAGATCTGCTTTATATGCAAACGGTAGAGAGTCCATTAGTGTTACCATCGAGGAAGTGACACCAAGATCTGTTGGGGCTATTATAGCTCTCTATGAAAGAGCGGTTGGGTTGTATGCCTCACTTGTCAATATTAATGCTTACCACCAACCTG GTGTGGAAGCCGGGAAGAAGGCGGCAGCTGAAGTGCTTGCACTTCAAAAGCGTGTATTGTCAGTTCTTAATGAAGCCAG TTGTAAAGATCCGGTAGAGCCATTGACACTGGATGAGATAGCTGATCGTTGCCATGCTCCTGAAGAA ATTGAGATGATATACAAGATCATAGCTCACATGTCTGCAAACGACAGAGTTCTGATAGCTGAAGGTAGCTGCGGGTCGCCAAGGAGTGTTAAAGTGTACCTTGGCGAGTGCAATGTGGATGACATGTACGCATAA
- the LOC103861497 gene encoding uncharacterized protein LOC103861497 isoform X1 encodes MEIEVSSSTPDDSVNRVVLDSIRVKRKTLQNLLEDCQRALELLNLTETGPGGDGIEASGSQEDNNSDSPEREEEFSSSSSDQGDPETDKLYDLIKSRVEGHDFREKIELAQVSLLQDLPEDGSSTWDVVSEDDVWGEGETEDDYVVVREEDIADGIACFMATYLSSLKQTKDISPDQLQKALSTMFSVKKRKGKLRKAWEGSKVIYNVASWSATAIGIYQNPMILSIASKAFWVSCKAISKLV; translated from the exons ATGGAAATCGAGGTCTCCAGCTCGACTCCTGATGATTCAGTAAACCGCGTCGTCTTAGATAGCATCCGAGTCAAGCGGAAGACGTTGCAGAATCTGCTCGAGGATTGCCAGCGAGCTCTCGAGCTGCTCAATCTCACCGAAACAGGTCCCGGCGGCGATGGAATCGAAGCCAGTGGCTCCCAGGAGGATAATAATAGCGACTCGCCGGAGAGGGAAGAagagttttcttcttcttcttccgatcAAGGAGATCCTGAAACCGATAAA TTGTATGATCTCATCAAGTCTAGAGTCGAAGGTCATGACTTTCGGGAAAAGATTGAGTTAGCTCAAGTTTCTCTTCTCCAAGATCTTCCTG AAGATGGTAGTAGCACTTGGGACGTAGTTAGTGAAGATGATGTATGGGGCGAGGGTGAAACGGAGGATGATTATGTTGTTGTTAGGGAGGAAGATATAGCTGATGGTATTGCGTGTTTTATGGCTACTTATTTATCTTCCCTTAAGCAGACCAAG GATATATCACCTGATCAGCTTCAGAAAG CACTTAGCACGATGTTTTCAGTGAAGAAGCGAAAGGGGAAGCTTCGTAAAGCATGGGAAGGAAGTAAAGTTATTTACAACGTTGCATCCTGGAGCGCAACTGCCATAGG GATATATCAAAACCCGATGATCTTGAGTATTGCATCCAAAGCCTTCTGGGTGTCTTGCAAGGCCATATCAAAGCTTGTCTGA
- the LOC103861495 gene encoding uncharacterized protein LOC103861495 — protein sequence MVLRNHLFTSPWLLQIRLSTFNPKSLPFSFSRPASASLLPPSISFKLHSESPSLSICAGNVEMVEAMCRDSRLVPGAAATEIELVQRLKEYVNAETGLDKYAISKYAESFKFLISISFRILVCKLITIGNDSYVQLVV from the exons ATGGTTTTGAGAAATCATCTCTTCACTTCACCATGGCTGCTTCAGATTCGTCTCTCCACCTTCAACCCCAAATCCCTTCCTTTCTCCTTCTCCAGACCCGCCTCAGCTTCCCTCTTACctccttccatctccttcaaaCTCCACTCTGAATCCCCTTCCCTCTCCATCTGCGCCGGAAACGTTGAGATGGTTGAG GCGATGTGCAGAGACAGCCGTCTCGTTCCTGGGGCTGCAGCTACTGAAATAGAACTGGTTCAGAGATTGAAGGAATATGTCAACGCAGAAACAGG GTTGGACAAATATGCCATCTCCAAATACGCAGAGAGCTTCAAGTTTCTTATATCGATTAGTTTTAGGATTTTGGTGTGTAAATTGATTACGATCGGGAATGACTCGTATGTCCAATTGGTTGTCTAA
- the LOC103861497 gene encoding uncharacterized protein LOC103861497 isoform X2 produces MEIEVSSSTPDDSVNRVVLDSIRVKRKTLQNLLEDCQRALELLNLTETGPGGDGIEASGSQEDNNSDSPEREEEFSSSSSDQGDPETDKLYDLIKSRVEGHDFREKIELAQVSLLQDLPDGSSTWDVVSEDDVWGEGETEDDYVVVREEDIADGIACFMATYLSSLKQTKDISPDQLQKALSTMFSVKKRKGKLRKAWEGSKVIYNVASWSATAIGIYQNPMILSIASKAFWVSCKAISKLV; encoded by the exons ATGGAAATCGAGGTCTCCAGCTCGACTCCTGATGATTCAGTAAACCGCGTCGTCTTAGATAGCATCCGAGTCAAGCGGAAGACGTTGCAGAATCTGCTCGAGGATTGCCAGCGAGCTCTCGAGCTGCTCAATCTCACCGAAACAGGTCCCGGCGGCGATGGAATCGAAGCCAGTGGCTCCCAGGAGGATAATAATAGCGACTCGCCGGAGAGGGAAGAagagttttcttcttcttcttccgatcAAGGAGATCCTGAAACCGATAAA TTGTATGATCTCATCAAGTCTAGAGTCGAAGGTCATGACTTTCGGGAAAAGATTGAGTTAGCTCAAGTTTCTCTTCTCCAAGATCTTCCTG ATGGTAGTAGCACTTGGGACGTAGTTAGTGAAGATGATGTATGGGGCGAGGGTGAAACGGAGGATGATTATGTTGTTGTTAGGGAGGAAGATATAGCTGATGGTATTGCGTGTTTTATGGCTACTTATTTATCTTCCCTTAAGCAGACCAAG GATATATCACCTGATCAGCTTCAGAAAG CACTTAGCACGATGTTTTCAGTGAAGAAGCGAAAGGGGAAGCTTCGTAAAGCATGGGAAGGAAGTAAAGTTATTTACAACGTTGCATCCTGGAGCGCAACTGCCATAGG GATATATCAAAACCCGATGATCTTGAGTATTGCATCCAAAGCCTTCTGGGTGTCTTGCAAGGCCATATCAAAGCTTGTCTGA
- the LOC103861496 gene encoding uncharacterized protein LOC103861496 isoform X1, which yields MVSSRVSDSPAPKAHNGNVSSSASVQELNDEKFSSEEVGYIPSAPPISWAVEESGETKPASIQVSEASDTISARGTSHAVVSYDACVRLCLHAREKGCMEARMFLENECALLREAFGVKEHLSLSEEEMLVSQSSQAPHEGVAPKPKKNIGKMIVQIWHVKTDLDAAPTGNGILYVEPSLKKIEKLRVHFSNIATRISSKWRALKKINLRAKEKHLCRLRLKSSTVDDAAVIMKSGSDEEGHVFFPDSHEDDLIVEIFESNGKEFGRALVPLAKATEVSAYSLSWESVFREPGHQLVGKIQIHFDYSASSDDNSHLKGCSVAETVAYDLVLEKALKMQCFQQRKLLLHGSWKWLLEEFASYYGISDVYTKLTYTALSFFLIIGGYAITRFSLSCFVALRYLTYVMDVATPTSDCLHLVHDLLAPVIMKVNGKATLSHQENWILNEIKNQTEQILKLVFENYKSLDESSFSGMNDVVSSATGVPAPALAPAVKVYMLLHDILSPKDQSNLCHYFQVGAKKRSRMHMGETDEFVTNNNDPNFWDPSSMSSAYKKMTMVCKNVKNEIYTDIEIHNQYILPSFIDLPNLSASIYSTDLRNRLRTFLAAFPPSGPSPAVAELVIATVEFQRDLSSWNIGPIQAGVDAKELFHQYIMIWIQDRRLSLLESCKLDKVQWGGVRTQHSTTPFVDEMYTRLNETIQDYQVIISRWPKYIFVLESAIADVEKAIVEALEKQYANVLSPLIEILPPKKPYVVPDELGFLLNTMKRMLDVLGSNIEDQFKAWSSSCIPEGGNVAHGDRLSEVTVMLRAKFRSYLQAVVEKLAQNATTLKKILQDSKGSGLHCAFSKESVGESDMHNLKEQLTNTLNNLHSVCATHVFIALSRGYWDRMGEIVLSFLENKTENSRAWYKGPRVVVSMLDDTFAAEMQKLLGDSLREQDLEPPRSVVELRWILCKENA from the exons ATGGTCTCCAGCAGAGTATCAGATTCGCCTGCTCCCAAGGCCCATAACGGCAACGTATCATCCTCAGCTTCTGTACAG GAGCTTAATGATGAAAAGTTCTCTTCTGAAGAAGTAGGCTATATTCCGAGTGCCCCTCCAATTTCCTGGGCAGTAGAGGAATCTGGAGAAACTAAACCAGCAAGTATTCAAGTGTCAGAAGcttctgataccat TAGCGCTCGTGGCACATCGCATGCAGTGGTTTCCTACGATGCATGTGTGCGACTTTGCCTTCATGCGAGGGAAAAGGGTTGCATGGAGGCTCGCATGTTTCTGGAAAACGAATGTGCTCTTCTACGAGAAGCATTCGG GGTGAAGGAACACCTTTCGCTATCGGAGGAGGAAATGCTGGTGAGTCAATCTTCACAAGCTCCGCACGAGGGAGTTGCACCAAAACCCAAGAAAAACATTGGCAAAATGATAGTTCAAA TATGGCATGTTAAAACAGATTTGGATGCAGCTCCAACGGGTAATGGTATATTATATGTAGAGCCATCGCTGAAAAAGATTGAGAAACTGCGGGTTCACTTTTCCAATATCGCAACACGTATATCTTCTAAATGGCGGGCTCTAAAGAAGATCAATCTTCGTGCAAAAG AGAAacacttgtgtaggttaagatTGAAAAGCTCAACTGTAGATGACGCTGCCGTTATCATGAAATCCGGATCCGATGAAGAAGGCCATGTTTT CTTTCCTGATAGTCATGAAGATGATCTGATAGTTGAAATATTTGAATCAAACGGGAAGGAATTTGGGCGTGCGCTTGTCCCGCTAGCTAAAGCTACTGAAGTTTCC GCTTATTCACTTTCCTGGGAGTCTGTATTTCGTGAGCCGGGACATCAACTTGTGGGAAAAATCCAGATCCATTTTGACTATTCAGCAAGTTCTGATGATAATAGCCATTTGAAG GGTTGTTCCGTTGCGGAAACAGTCGCATATGACCTAGTCCTGGAAAAGGCCTTGAAAATGCAGTGTTTTCAGCAAAGAAAATTGTTGTTACATGGTTCATGGAAATGGCTTTTGGAAGAATTTGCCTCCTACTATGGGATTTCAGATGTCTACACCAAGCTCACGTATACCgcactttctttctttttaatcaTTGGAGGATATGCTATAACTCGGTTTTCTCTGTCGTGTTTTGTTGCATTAAGATACTTGACCTATGTGATGGATGTCGCTACACCAACTTCAGACTGTCTCCATTTGGTGCATGACTTGCTAGCACCTGTTATCATGAAAGTAAATGGCAAGGCTACCTTGAGTCATCAAGAG AATTGGATCCTAAATGAAATCAAGAACCAAACCGAGCAGATTCTGAAGCTGGTCTTTGAGAACTACAAATCTCTTGATGAGTCTTCTTTCTCTGGAATGAATGATGTAGTCAGTTCTGCAACAGGAGTTCCAGCGCCCGCACTCGCTCCTGCTGTTAAAGTGTACATGCTTCTGCATGATATATTATCTCCGAAGGATCAGAGTAATCTTTGTCATTACTTCCAG GTAGGAGCAAAGAAGAGATCTAGAATGCATATGGGTGAGACAGATGAGTTTGTTACAAACAACAATGATCCCAATTTTTGGGATCCTTCTTCAATGTCGTCTGCTTACAAGAAAATGACTATGGTCTGCAAGAATGTAAAGAATGAGATTTATACTGATATTGAGATCCACAATCAATATATACTTCCCAG CTTTATTGACCTTCCAAACTTGTCAGCATCCATATATAGCACTGATCTCCGAAACAGACTTCGAACATTCCTTGCTGCATTTCCACCGTCTGGTCCTTCACCAGCAGTTGCAGAGCTTGTTATTGCAACTGTAGAATTTCAACGTGATCTTTCCAGCTGGAACATTGG TCCTATCCAAGCTGGTGTTGATGCAAAAGAATTGTTCCACCAGTATATTATGATTTGGATTCAAGATAGACGCCTTTCCTTACTTGAGTCATGCAAACTTGATAAG GTACAATGGGGCGGAGTCCGGACACAGCATTCAACAACTCCATTTGTTGATGAAATGTACACCAGGCTGAACGAAACCATTCAAGACTATCAAGTTATCATTTCTAGATGGCCCAAATATATCTTTGTCCTGGAGAGT GCCATTGCTGATGTTGAAAAAGCAATTGTGGAAGCTCTGGAGAAGCAGTATGCAAATGTCTTATCACCTCTAATAGAAATCTTGCCTCCAAAAAAGCCATATGTAGTTCCGGATGAG CTGGGATTTTTATTAAACACTATGAAGAGAATGCTTGATGTTCTAGGGTCTAATATAGAGGATCAATTCAAAGCATGGTCTTCATCATGCATTCCTGAGGGTGGGAACGTAGCTCATGGGGATCGTCTTTCTGAGGTGACGGTGATGCTCAGAGCCAAGTTTCGAAGTTACCTTCAAGCTGTTGTCGAAAAACTCGCACAAAAT GCGACAACGTTGAAGAAGATTCTTCAGGACTCTAAGGGCAGTGGTCTCCACTGCGCCTTCTCTAAagaaagtgttggagaatcagaCATGCATAACTTGAAGGAGCAGCTCACCAACACACTGAATAATCTACATTCGGTTTGTGCGACGCATGTATTCATCGCATTGTCTCGAGGATACTGGGATCGTATGGGAGAG ATTGTTCTAAGCTTTTTGGAGAACAAGACAGAGAACAGCAGAGCTTGGTATAAGGGTCCTAGAGTTGTTGTCTCA ATGTTAGACGATACATTTGCAGCAGAGATGCAAAAGCTACTAGGAGATTCGTTGAGAGAGCAAGACCTGGAGCCTCCGAGATCGGTTGTGGAGCTTCGCTGGATTCTTTGCAAGGAAAACGCCTAA